Proteins encoded in a region of the Brevefilum fermentans genome:
- a CDS encoding 4Fe-4S dicluster domain-containing protein codes for MYILEKKKLKQVLSAWKKHFDVYVPQKVESYSQFLPFDTAEPIELDNPHNTRFPPKAHFLPQSEIMLKYNSRLGRFEDLRLTPEPRLLFGVRPCDASAVALMDTVFLAEEYNDPYWQARRKATVIVGLGCNTPPHTCFCTTVGGSPFNQTGLDALLTDLGDSFSVQVLTEKAQELFDDLPTATEEQINQVNRIQKKAYESMAPAFETKGLKHKLDLIFESTYWERISESCLGCGVCTFLCPTCFCFDIVDERQRQERIRNWDTCMFRIYSQEASGHNPRPSKKERTRQRLMHKYSYWLDHVGEIGCTGCGRCIRYCPVGLDIRAMLRAASKQESEVVHA; via the coding sequence ATGTACATTCTTGAAAAGAAAAAGTTAAAGCAGGTATTATCCGCCTGGAAAAAGCACTTCGATGTTTACGTGCCTCAAAAAGTGGAAAGTTACAGCCAGTTCCTGCCATTTGATACAGCAGAACCCATAGAATTGGATAATCCACACAACACGCGTTTCCCTCCCAAAGCACATTTTTTACCGCAATCAGAGATAATGTTGAAATACAACAGCCGGCTCGGTCGCTTTGAAGACCTGCGATTAACCCCTGAGCCTCGGCTTCTGTTCGGAGTGCGCCCCTGTGACGCAAGCGCAGTAGCTTTGATGGATACAGTATTTCTGGCTGAAGAATACAATGACCCCTATTGGCAGGCCCGCCGAAAGGCAACAGTCATTGTCGGATTGGGGTGCAACACTCCTCCTCATACCTGTTTTTGCACAACCGTCGGTGGCAGTCCGTTCAACCAGACAGGTTTAGATGCGTTATTAACAGATTTGGGTGATTCCTTCTCTGTCCAGGTGTTAACAGAAAAAGCGCAGGAATTGTTTGACGATCTTCCCACAGCAACAGAAGAACAAATCAATCAAGTTAATCGCATACAGAAAAAAGCATATGAAAGCATGGCGCCCGCCTTCGAAACGAAAGGTTTAAAGCACAAACTGGACTTGATTTTTGAAAGCACTTACTGGGAGAGAATTTCAGAATCTTGTCTGGGTTGCGGTGTTTGTACTTTCCTTTGCCCCACCTGTTTTTGCTTTGACATTGTCGATGAGAGGCAAAGACAGGAACGTATCCGTAATTGGGACACCTGTATGTTTCGGATTTACTCCCAGGAAGCCTCTGGACATAACCCCAGACCGTCAAAGAAGGAGAGAACCCGCCAGCGTTTGATGCATAAATACAGTTATTGGCTTGATCACGTTGGCGAGATTGGCTGCACGGGCTGTGGACGCTGTATCCGCTATTGCCCGGTAGGCCTGGATATTCGAGCGATGTTGCGAGCAGCCAGCAAACAGGAAAGCGAGGTCGTCCATGCATGA
- a CDS encoding 4Fe-4S dicluster domain-containing protein → MTELKAKLRAEIEKLLKEQSVDVFIAFKHADSPLRPQPSFFRQGDSLDELEYNGLCQNNLANYLPRYPAETRIGMVVRGCESRSVNALLVEKQHLRENLTLIGIPCQGIVDLRKLIERTGEEITAYSEDQDVITIHYQGAEHTFAKEDVLHDSCLRCLHPNPVNVDILIGEPLPEGNPNLVREKVAAFQALSRDERYDWFRQEAERCIRCYACREACPMCYCTECFVDHNQPRWTESSVSPAGTHAWHIIRAFHQSGRCTSCGACERACPMDIKMTYLTDKLNEDILEIYQFETGMDAETQPPFAAFNMDDKKRFVA, encoded by the coding sequence ATGACTGAACTTAAAGCCAAATTACGCGCTGAGATTGAAAAACTGCTCAAAGAGCAAAGTGTCGATGTATTTATCGCCTTCAAGCACGCTGATTCTCCCCTACGCCCGCAACCATCATTTTTCAGACAGGGAGACTCGCTTGATGAGCTGGAATACAACGGTTTGTGTCAAAATAATCTGGCTAATTATCTCCCGAGATATCCTGCTGAAACCCGCATCGGCATGGTCGTCCGTGGCTGCGAAAGTCGTTCCGTTAACGCTTTACTGGTTGAAAAGCAGCACCTCCGTGAGAATTTGACCCTTATTGGCATCCCTTGCCAGGGCATTGTTGATTTGCGCAAGCTAATTGAACGCACTGGCGAAGAGATCACAGCTTATTCTGAAGATCAAGATGTAATCACAATCCATTACCAGGGGGCTGAACACACCTTTGCAAAAGAGGATGTGTTGCATGATTCATGTTTACGGTGTTTGCATCCCAACCCGGTCAACGTTGATATCCTCATCGGAGAACCTTTGCCCGAAGGCAACCCTAACCTTGTTCGAGAAAAAGTTGCTGCCTTCCAAGCGTTGTCTAGGGATGAACGCTACGACTGGTTTCGGCAAGAAGCGGAACGTTGTATTCGTTGTTATGCCTGCCGAGAAGCCTGCCCGATGTGCTATTGCACAGAGTGTTTTGTCGATCACAACCAGCCGCGTTGGACCGAAAGCTCAGTCTCTCCTGCCGGAACCCACGCATGGCATATTATTCGCGCGTTTCACCAGTCTGGTCGCTGCACAAGCTGTGGCGCTTGCGAAAGAGCATGTCCAATGGACATTAAGATGACATACCTGACGGACAAGCTCAATGAGGACATACTGGAAATCTATCAATTTGAAACCGGCATGGATGCAGAGACACAGCCGCCGTTTGCCGCTTTCAACATGGATGATAAAAAGCGCTTTGTGGCATGA
- a CDS encoding hydrogenase iron-sulfur subunit — protein MEYKPKIALFQCLWCLFSEADQYWVDHNLPSSIHLAKLSCTGRINPLYILNAIQGGVDGIMISGCLPEKCHFKEGNLSALRQHDAFLNLLDYIGFDRERVRFVWLDLQDLGRIQRELADFEVFLKELQPEKQLATRVSALSGGSND, from the coding sequence ATGGAATACAAGCCAAAAATTGCCTTATTTCAATGTCTGTGGTGTTTATTTTCCGAAGCAGATCAGTATTGGGTTGACCACAATCTGCCTTCTTCAATTCATTTGGCGAAACTATCCTGCACCGGACGCATCAACCCGTTGTATATCTTAAATGCGATTCAGGGTGGTGTTGATGGAATTATGATCAGTGGGTGCTTGCCAGAAAAATGCCATTTCAAAGAGGGAAATTTGAGTGCGTTAAGGCAACATGATGCGTTTCTGAATTTGCTTGACTACATCGGCTTTGATCGTGAACGGGTGCGCTTTGTATGGTTAGACCTACAGGATCTCGGTCGGATTCAGCGAGAATTGGCTGATTTTGAAGTATTTTTAAAAGAACTTCAGCCCGAAAAACAATTAGCAACTCGAGTCAGCGCACTTTCCGGAGGTTCAAATGACTGA
- a CDS encoding 4Fe-4S dicluster domain-containing protein — protein sequence MNDPTTFKSFAEEVKAIPGGEFVELCFSCGTCTSQCMIQQKVEPDYNPRRLLKMVMMEMRSDAYNSPTTWLCSSCDLCYPACPQKIHISGVITAVKKIAVEQNQTTVIQTAVVNQQTCVACGLCVEACPYDAIILEKTRVPYRGEIPVAKVDPGLCMACGVCSAICRSTSIKIPDDFSDEKLIDALWGWLDHQKVTL from the coding sequence ATGAACGATCCAACCACTTTTAAGTCCTTTGCGGAAGAAGTTAAAGCCATCCCGGGTGGTGAATTCGTTGAGCTGTGTTTTTCCTGCGGAACTTGCACCAGCCAGTGCATGATCCAGCAAAAAGTCGAACCGGATTACAATCCACGGCGCCTTTTGAAAATGGTGATGATGGAAATGCGCTCAGACGCCTATAACAGCCCAACAACCTGGCTTTGTTCCTCCTGCGATTTGTGTTACCCGGCATGTCCACAGAAAATCCACATTTCCGGAGTTATCACCGCAGTGAAAAAAATCGCTGTTGAACAAAACCAGACAACGGTAATCCAAACAGCCGTTGTCAATCAGCAAACATGTGTTGCCTGCGGTTTATGCGTGGAAGCTTGTCCCTATGACGCAATCATCCTGGAAAAAACCAGGGTCCCCTACCGCGGCGAAATACCGGTGGCCAAAGTGGACCCGGGGCTTTGCATGGCTTGTGGCGTGTGCTCTGCAATTTGCCGCTCGACATCGATTAAAATCCCTGACGATTTTTCCGATGAAAAATTGATCGATGCTTTATGGGGCTGGTTGGATCATCAGAAAGTGACACTCTAA
- a CDS encoding hydrogenase iron-sulfur subunit, whose protein sequence is MRAVLADKPEEKILAFRCQWCSYGGADLAGTSHFEYTANERGLRVMCSARMDSDFIYEAYRLGAGAVLYSGCHPQDCHYITGQLIGAKRADRLKRAFERMEMTDGRFRVEWISAAEGDKYARVLNEMQATLDSIPPDVLHDEIERLKPEMEKRLKKFPGVPGVSESMDYSDTLVEAILKAKETE, encoded by the coding sequence ATGCGAGCGGTGCTGGCGGATAAACCCGAAGAAAAGATCCTCGCATTTCGTTGCCAATGGTGTTCCTATGGCGGTGCAGATTTGGCGGGCACCAGCCATTTCGAATACACTGCCAATGAGCGCGGATTACGTGTCATGTGCTCAGCTCGCATGGACTCGGATTTCATCTACGAAGCTTACCGGTTAGGCGCAGGTGCGGTTCTGTATTCAGGCTGTCACCCACAGGACTGCCACTATATCACCGGTCAGTTGATTGGTGCTAAACGAGCTGATCGTTTGAAAAGAGCGTTTGAACGCATGGAGATGACCGATGGTCGTTTCCGAGTGGAGTGGATCAGCGCTGCTGAAGGCGATAAATACGCACGTGTTTTGAATGAAATGCAAGCGACATTGGACAGCATCCCTCCAGATGTTCTCCATGATGAAATTGAAAGGCTTAAGCCGGAAATGGAAAAACGATTGAAGAAATTCCCCGGTGTGCCTGGAGTGTCGGAATCCATGGACTACTCGGATACCCTTGTTGAAGCGATCCTAAAAGCAAAGGAGACCGAATGA
- a CDS encoding 4Fe-4S dicluster domain-containing protein, with protein sequence MVASTSKYKYIVCDPELCIGCQLCEYICSYTKNGEFNSYRSRIRTVRVDEVLITAVACRTCENAPCVIACPRDALSQDVDTGIIRVDPTKCDGCAWCIEACEFGAITINPRTKLAEICDGCENEEDGPQCVLICPKDALEYTTPDQRAQRTRRKLVKTSLEFPQKAKDPR encoded by the coding sequence ATGGTAGCATCAACATCGAAGTACAAATATATCGTCTGTGATCCTGAACTATGTATTGGCTGTCAGTTGTGTGAATACATCTGTTCATATACTAAAAACGGTGAATTCAATTCTTATCGCAGCCGAATCCGAACAGTCAGGGTTGATGAGGTTTTGATTACAGCTGTTGCCTGCCGCACCTGCGAAAATGCGCCCTGTGTGATCGCCTGCCCACGCGATGCCCTTTCACAAGACGTGGACACAGGCATCATTCGGGTTGATCCGACCAAGTGCGATGGATGCGCATGGTGCATCGAAGCCTGTGAGTTCGGCGCCATCACAATTAATCCTCGAACGAAATTGGCTGAAATTTGCGATGGTTGTGAAAACGAGGAAGATGGGCCCCAGTGCGTCTTGATCTGCCCGAAGGATGCGCTTGAATACACCACGCCCGACCAACGAGCACAGCGCACCCGCCGTAAACTGGTTAAAACCAGCCTTGAATTTCCACAAAAAGCAAAGGATCCTCGATGA
- a CDS encoding aldehyde ferredoxin oxidoreductase family protein — MYGYSGKILHIDLNERKFWAEEKPEEWYKIYIGGVSMASRLCWENIEVGCDPYGPGNPICIANGVFAGTPVPVGGKYAIASKSPLTGFIGDSLSGSWFSIVLKRAQWDGIVIHGQSPNWIYIMVDDDRVEFFPADKLMGLGTYETEEKIRDIYGDDQLRAATIGVAGEKMVRFANVTNDGRQAGRTGHGAVWGSKKLKAVAVRGTHGITVADPDTLLKMSFDITESAQGPYTEKYRLYGTSTNMLNMNKLGLLPTRNYQEGVFEFAHLVSGEYLDEHHKVKVIGCTQCPIGCEQMSIVKRGPFTGAMTGVEYECLQAVSSNLGIGDMTAAIQLVDIADRCGMDAMSMGVTISYAMECYERGVLVKEDFKCEEAPEGIELNFGNGEGAVILAKMIRNREGIGDILAEGTRRASKHLDNERGTDSWKWAMQVKGLETPGYDARALKTFAVGLATGTRGPCHNRTAAYDPDIQGETNRFTVDETRGKVAAGTEEYAAVYDTLPLCKFIRRCFTGKADRAGAWPTIAKLINATTGWNFDYDEVDLIGVRAITIKKAFNIREGWTQKDDDLPYRWKNEPMTIGPSAGHVVTEDELAYLKKIYYNAKGWTEEGLIPKKLLIDLGMEDVAEEIGV, encoded by the coding sequence ATGTATGGATATAGTGGAAAGATATTGCACATTGACCTTAATGAACGTAAATTTTGGGCTGAAGAAAAACCAGAAGAATGGTACAAAATTTACATCGGCGGTGTTTCTATGGCATCCCGCTTATGCTGGGAAAACATCGAAGTAGGTTGTGATCCTTATGGACCCGGTAATCCAATTTGCATTGCCAATGGAGTTTTCGCAGGAACGCCTGTCCCCGTAGGAGGTAAATATGCCATCGCGTCAAAATCTCCGTTAACGGGATTCATTGGCGACAGCCTTTCAGGAAGCTGGTTCTCGATTGTCTTAAAACGGGCTCAGTGGGATGGAATAGTTATTCATGGTCAAAGTCCAAACTGGATCTACATCATGGTCGACGACGATCGGGTGGAATTTTTTCCTGCTGATAAACTTATGGGTTTAGGGACCTATGAAACTGAAGAAAAGATCCGTGATATCTACGGTGACGATCAACTGCGTGCGGCGACAATCGGCGTTGCCGGTGAAAAAATGGTTCGCTTTGCCAATGTGACCAATGATGGGCGACAAGCTGGAAGAACCGGTCATGGCGCCGTGTGGGGCAGCAAAAAACTTAAGGCAGTAGCTGTGCGCGGCACCCACGGTATCACAGTCGCTGATCCAGATACATTGCTTAAAATGTCCTTCGATATCACTGAATCAGCCCAGGGTCCCTATACTGAGAAATATCGTCTCTACGGCACATCCACCAACATGCTCAACATGAATAAGCTCGGATTGTTGCCTACGCGCAATTACCAGGAGGGCGTTTTCGAGTTTGCTCACCTGGTCAGCGGCGAATACCTTGATGAACACCATAAAGTCAAGGTAATTGGCTGTACACAGTGCCCCATTGGCTGCGAGCAAATGTCAATTGTTAAAAGAGGCCCTTTTACGGGAGCGATGACAGGTGTTGAATACGAATGCCTCCAGGCTGTCAGCTCGAATTTAGGAATTGGTGATATGACAGCAGCGATCCAACTGGTTGATATTGCGGATCGCTGTGGGATGGATGCTATGTCCATGGGTGTTACGATTTCTTATGCGATGGAATGCTATGAGCGCGGAGTCCTGGTCAAAGAAGATTTCAAATGTGAAGAAGCACCTGAAGGCATCGAACTCAATTTTGGTAACGGTGAAGGTGCTGTCATCCTGGCAAAGATGATCAGGAATAGAGAAGGCATCGGAGATATTCTGGCTGAGGGAACCCGTCGAGCATCAAAACATTTAGACAATGAACGAGGAACCGATTCTTGGAAATGGGCGATGCAAGTAAAAGGATTGGAAACCCCGGGTTATGACGCTCGCGCCCTAAAAACCTTTGCGGTTGGTTTAGCAACGGGAACAAGAGGTCCCTGTCATAATCGAACCGCAGCCTACGACCCGGATATTCAGGGAGAAACAAATCGCTTCACGGTTGACGAAACTCGCGGAAAAGTCGCAGCAGGAACGGAAGAATATGCTGCTGTTTACGACACCCTCCCATTGTGCAAATTCATCAGGCGCTGTTTCACAGGCAAAGCCGATCGAGCAGGAGCCTGGCCAACAATCGCAAAATTAATCAATGCAACGACGGGCTGGAACTTCGATTATGACGAGGTCGATCTAATAGGCGTTCGGGCCATTACGATTAAAAAAGCGTTCAACATCCGTGAAGGTTGGACGCAGAAGGATGATGATTTGCCCTATCGCTGGAAAAACGAACCTATGACCATTGGGCCTTCCGCTGGTCATGTTGTTACGGAAGACGAACTCGCCTATCTTAAGAAGATTTATTACAATGCCAAGGGATGGACAGAAGAAGGATTAATCCCCAAAAAACTGCTGATCGACCTCGGCATGGAAGATGTCGCAGAAGAAATCGGTGTATAA
- a CDS encoding ABC transporter ATP-binding protein, giving the protein MIKFTDLTFRYSLRSQAVFEDVNFEIIPGTLTLVTGASGSGKSTLLRCINGLVPHFSGGIIAGKIQVFGSDPIAEGVEVMAHKVGFVFQEPESQFVFDVIEDEIAFSLENAGVPRQEMERRIQEVLQMVRLSPLRKKNLSEISGGEQQKVAIASALVTQPLVLILDEPTSQLDPISADEVLKFVIELKNHLNLTVLISEHRLERLLPYTDMILNLNAERRAIIGKPQEILPLMDQVPPIVEIAQRLKFSPLPLTPATFPQVRLAHKPINQIEKHCKPQDSQPACLEIDGLSARLNDQLILNDVSFNLHRGEILVLMGPNGAGKTTLLRSVLKMIPHSGKVTLMGADTDNLQFAEIIQEIAYLPQNPNDLLFAESVIDELKITLKNHGKDAEGLDFYVFLKSFDLGHLGDQYPRDLSVGERQRTALAAVTVHDPRIIFLDEPTRGMDYDAKKRLNFLFHHWRQLGKAILLVTHDVEFAARLADRVVILENGNLMFCGAPRTAFTEFPAYQTQTARVFTDTGWITPDDIPPDLDLQ; this is encoded by the coding sequence ATGATTAAGTTTACTGATTTAACTTTCCGATACTCGCTTCGTTCACAAGCTGTGTTCGAAGACGTGAACTTTGAAATTATCCCTGGCACGTTAACCCTGGTGACTGGCGCTTCAGGAAGTGGGAAATCCACTCTGCTGAGATGTATTAACGGCCTCGTCCCCCATTTCTCTGGAGGCATTATCGCTGGGAAAATCCAGGTGTTTGGGTCCGACCCGATTGCCGAAGGGGTTGAGGTGATGGCACACAAAGTCGGTTTTGTGTTTCAGGAACCCGAATCTCAGTTCGTATTTGATGTCATTGAAGATGAAATTGCATTTTCGTTAGAGAATGCGGGGGTGCCCAGGCAAGAAATGGAACGCCGCATCCAGGAAGTACTCCAAATGGTGCGATTATCCCCTTTGCGCAAGAAAAACCTTTCAGAAATTTCTGGGGGCGAACAGCAGAAAGTTGCCATCGCCAGCGCATTGGTGACGCAACCCTTGGTCCTTATTTTGGATGAGCCCACCTCTCAGTTGGACCCTATTTCGGCAGATGAGGTGTTGAAATTCGTTATCGAACTAAAAAACCATCTTAATCTGACCGTATTGATTTCTGAACACCGTCTGGAACGCTTGTTGCCATACACAGACATGATCCTTAATCTGAATGCTGAACGGAGAGCGATTATTGGCAAACCCCAGGAAATATTGCCGCTCATGGATCAGGTGCCGCCAATCGTCGAAATCGCTCAACGCCTGAAATTTTCGCCCCTACCCTTAACCCCGGCGACCTTCCCACAAGTTAGACTTGCCCACAAACCTATAAATCAAATTGAAAAGCATTGCAAACCACAGGATTCACAACCTGCATGCCTGGAAATCGATGGCTTGTCCGCCCGTTTGAATGATCAATTGATTTTAAATGATGTCAGTTTCAATTTACATCGAGGCGAAATCCTTGTTTTGATGGGCCCCAATGGTGCGGGAAAAACAACGCTTTTACGATCTGTGCTGAAAATGATCCCGCATTCAGGAAAGGTAACGCTGATGGGCGCCGACACCGACAACCTTCAATTTGCTGAAATTATTCAAGAGATTGCCTACCTGCCCCAAAACCCTAATGATCTACTCTTTGCAGAATCGGTGATAGACGAGTTAAAAATTACCTTGAAAAACCATGGCAAGGATGCAGAAGGGTTGGATTTTTATGTTTTTCTAAAATCCTTTGACCTTGGTCATCTTGGCGACCAGTACCCGCGCGACCTTTCCGTTGGTGAACGACAACGAACTGCTTTAGCAGCGGTGACTGTTCACGACCCCAGGATTATTTTCCTTGATGAGCCCACTCGCGGGATGGATTATGATGCAAAAAAACGCTTGAACTTTCTGTTTCATCACTGGCGTCAGCTTGGCAAAGCCATATTACTGGTTACCCATGATGTTGAGTTTGCAGCCCGGCTGGCAGATCGTGTTGTAATCCTTGAAAATGGCAACCTTATGTTTTGTGGTGCTCCAAGAACTGCCTTTACTGAATTCCCTGCTTACCAAACCCAAACCGCCCGAGTGTTCACAGACACAGGATGGATCACTCCGGATGACATACCCCCTGACCTCGATCTCCAGTGA
- a CDS encoding energy-coupling factor transporter transmembrane component T, with the protein MIHSIVWMIWLLVVMVFILSTRNPVYLSLILVGLLFFGQSLAREKKIKNWVLANLRFLLAMILLSTLINGIFSHVGQTILFTIPQKWPLIGGNFTLDSLVYGAINGLVIGALYILFNVINLALSIKQLTWLIPRAFHPIAMMVTISLTFFPSIQKRAREIKEAQMIRGNPMKKIVDWLPIFIPLLVTSLENAFLLAESMTTRGFHQPIDLKAPGNLVSLILGAFFVFSGWILQLFNYPRYLSAPLFVIGFGLILLTLMTVGKHSKITRYHLEEWKPMDIMITIVIVLYLVLFIYLRWADGMPSLNYSPYPYLSIPTLQTIGLLFCILPFVPMIIKRHD; encoded by the coding sequence ATGATTCATTCCATCGTTTGGATGATATGGCTGCTGGTCGTTATGGTTTTCATCCTTTCAACCCGCAATCCAGTTTATCTTAGTTTGATTCTGGTGGGTTTGCTGTTTTTTGGGCAGAGCTTAGCTCGGGAAAAGAAAATTAAAAACTGGGTTCTGGCAAATCTGCGGTTTTTATTAGCAATGATCCTCCTATCCACACTGATCAATGGGATTTTCTCGCATGTGGGGCAGACAATCTTATTCACTATTCCACAGAAATGGCCGCTGATTGGCGGCAACTTCACGCTTGACAGCCTGGTTTATGGAGCGATCAATGGGCTGGTCATCGGTGCGCTATACATTTTGTTTAATGTCATCAACCTGGCATTGAGCATCAAACAGCTCACCTGGCTAATTCCGCGAGCTTTCCACCCGATTGCCATGATGGTCACCATTTCTCTGACCTTTTTTCCATCCATCCAAAAACGCGCACGAGAGATTAAAGAAGCCCAAATGATCCGCGGTAACCCAATGAAAAAGATCGTCGATTGGCTGCCGATCTTTATTCCCTTGCTGGTGACCAGTTTAGAAAACGCTTTCCTGCTTGCGGAATCAATGACCACTCGAGGGTTTCATCAACCAATCGATCTCAAAGCTCCGGGCAATCTGGTCAGCTTGATCCTGGGCGCCTTCTTCGTCTTTTCGGGTTGGATTTTGCAACTATTCAATTATCCTCGCTATCTGTCAGCCCCATTATTTGTGATTGGTTTCGGGCTTATCCTGCTGACATTGATGACCGTTGGTAAACATTCTAAGATCACGCGCTATCACCTCGAAGAATGGAAACCGATGGATATCATGATTACCATCGTCATTGTGCTTTATTTAGTCCTTTTTATTTATCTTAGGTGGGCAGACGGTATGCCCTCACTGAATTACTCACCTTACCCCTATTTGAGCATTCCTACGCTCCAAACGATCGGCTTACTTTTCTGCATTTTACCTTTTGTACCGATGATCATAAAACGACATGATTAA
- a CDS encoding ECF transporter S component yields the protein MNKTRLLRLATDLIVIFLGLFSLASPFFFTQARDIDNQAASFPIMVSLIILLCLMIVIFEAQTSLLDSKMIAFLAVLTAINAGLRFLENAIPGPGGFSPTFFLIILSGYYFGSRIGFLVGAMTLLVSAIITGGIGPWLPGQMITAGWVGQSAILVTFLVNKFAWRGKPVEIILLSGFGGLWGILYGAIMNLWFWPFLGAGAGQTFSHNAGALENLQRYVAYYLATSLVWDIMRAVGNILIISIMTASVLKVFQRFKQRFSFQIQGEPEQ from the coding sequence ATGAACAAAACTCGTTTGCTAAGGCTGGCTACCGACCTGATTGTCATCTTCCTGGGCTTGTTTAGCCTGGCATCGCCTTTTTTCTTCACCCAGGCAAGGGATATTGACAATCAGGCAGCTTCTTTCCCGATCATGGTCAGCCTGATCATTCTATTATGCTTGATGATTGTCATTTTTGAAGCCCAAACTTCTCTGCTGGATAGCAAAATGATTGCGTTTCTGGCGGTACTGACGGCTATCAATGCTGGTTTGCGGTTTTTAGAGAATGCCATTCCGGGACCGGGCGGTTTCAGCCCTACTTTCTTCTTGATTATCCTCTCGGGCTATTATTTTGGCAGCCGGATCGGATTTCTGGTCGGCGCGATGACCTTGCTGGTTTCAGCAATCATTACTGGCGGCATCGGACCCTGGCTACCGGGCCAGATGATCACAGCCGGCTGGGTTGGCCAGAGTGCAATTCTTGTGACATTTTTGGTCAATAAATTCGCCTGGCGCGGGAAGCCAGTTGAGATTATCCTGTTAAGCGGATTCGGTGGTTTGTGGGGCATATTGTATGGGGCAATCATGAACCTGTGGTTCTGGCCTTTTTTAGGCGCAGGCGCTGGGCAGACTTTTTCTCACAATGCTGGTGCGCTGGAAAACCTCCAGCGATACGTTGCGTATTACCTGGCGACTTCTCTGGTGTGGGATATCATGCGCGCGGTGGGAAATATTTTAATTATCTCCATAATGACAGCGTCTGTGTTGAAGGTTTTTCAACGTTTCAAGCAGCGTTTTTCGTTCCAAATCCAGGGAGAGCCTGAACAATGA